The segment tttctttatttttactattttctacattgtagaataataagtgtagacatcaaaactaatgaaatcacacatatggaatcatgtagtaaccaaaaaaaaagtgttaaataaatcaaaataattttatatttgagattcttcaaagtagccaccctttgccttgatgacagctttgcacactcttggcactctcaaccagcttcatgaggtagtcacctggaatacatttcaattaacaggtgtgccttgtttaaagttcattccttcttaatgcatttgagccaatcagttgtgttgtgacaaggtaggggtggtatacagaagataactctatttggtaaaagaccaagtccatattatggcaagaacagctcaaataagcaaagagatacgaaggtcagtcaatctggaacattaagaactttgaaagtttctttatatgctgtcgcaaaaaccatcaaacgcagagttcaagtaacagacatctcaacatcaactgtttttatttatttaacctttatataactaggcaagtcagttaagaacaaattcatatttacaatgacggcctaccaaaaaggcctcctgcggggacgggggctgggataaaaaatataggacaaaacatcacgacaagagagacaacactacataagagacctaagacaagatagcatggcagcaacagatgacaacacagcatggtagcagcacaacacggcagcagcacaaaacagggtacaaacatcaCAAAGGCCAAGAAAGTAGAGAAAACAAtctcacgcaaagcagccacaactgtcagtaaaagtgtccatgattgagataaaactgtccagtttgagtgtttgttgcagctcgttccagtcgctagctacagcgaactgaaaagacgagcgacccaggaatgtgtgtgctttggggacctttaacagaatgtgactggcagaacaggtgttgtatgtggaggatgagagctgcagtagatatctctgatagggggggggagtgaggcctaagagggctttataaataagcatcaaccagtgggtcttgcaacaTGTATACAGAGATggccagtttacagaagagtacagagacttgcaaaagtattcaccccccttggcatttttcctattttgttgcattacaacctgtaatttaaattgatttttattggatttcatgtaatgtacatacaaaatagttcaaattggtgaagtgaaaaaaataacttgtttcaaaaaattcaacaacaaaagaaaaatacggaaaagtggtgcgtgattttatttcaccccctttgctatgaagcccctaaataagatctggtgaaaccaattaccttcagaagtcacataattacttaactaaagtccacctgtgttaaatctAAGTGTTAAATGATctttcacatgatctcagtataacagacgttctgaaaggccccagagtctgcaacaccactaagcaaggggcaccaccaagcaagcggcaccatgaaaaccaaggagctctccaaacaggtcagggacaaagatgtggagaagtacagatcagggttgggttataaaaaaaactaaacccaactgagatggtttgggatgagttggactgcagagtgaaggaaaagcagccaacaagtactcaagactgttggaaaagcattccaggtgaagctggttgagagaatgacaagagtgtgtaaagctgtcatcatggcaaagggtggctactttgaaaaatctaaaatatattttggttttttaaacacttttttggctgtgttatttcatagttttgatgtattcactattatgctactatgtagaaaatagtaaaaaataaaataaataaaaaactggaatgagtaggtgtatttaaacttttaactggtactgtacatttgcaaatatatGTACTCGTGTGCATTTATTTTGCTGTAAAATCATGTCAACTTTCCAATGcaatatatgtacagttgaagtcagaagtttacatacaccttcggcaaatacatttaaactcagtttttcacaattcccgacatttaagttagaatcaccactttattttaagaatgtgaaatgtcagaataattgtagcgagaattatttatttcagcttttatttatttcatcacattcccagtgggtcagaagtatacatacactcaattagtatttgcctttaaaatgtttaacttcggtcaaatgttgtttcgggtagccttcatcaagcttcccacaataagctgggtgaattttggcccattcctcctgacagagttggtctacctgagtcaggtttgtaggcctccatgctcgcacaagctttttcagttctgcccacaaatgttctataggattgaggtcagggctttgtgatggccactccaataccttgactttgttgtccttaagccattttgccacaactttggaagtatgcttggggtcattgtccatttggaagacccattcgtgaccaaactttaacttcctgactgctgtcttgagatattgcttcaatatatccaaatcattttcctccctcatgatgccatctattttgtgaagtgcaccagtccctacagcagcaaagcacccccacaacatgatgctgccacccgtgcttcacggttgggatggtgttcttcggcttgtaagcacccccctttttcctccaaacttaacaatggttattatggccaaacagttctatttttgtttcatcagaccagagaatattcctacaaaaagtacgatctttgtccccatgtgcagttgcaaaccgtagtctggctttttattggcggttttggagcagtggcttattccttgctgagcggcctttcaggttatgtcaatataggactcgttttactgtggatatagatacttttgtacctgtttcctccagcatcttcacaaggtcctttgctgttgttctgggattgatttacacttttcaaaaccaaagtacgttcatctctaggagacagaacgtgtcttcttcttgagcggtatgacggctgcatggtcccatggtgtttatagttgcgtactattgtttgtacagatgaacgtggtaccttcaggtgtttggaaatatctcccaaggatgaaccagacttgtggaggtctacaatttttttctgaggtcttggctgatttcttttgattttcccaggatgtcaagcaaagaggcactgagtttgaaggtaggccttgaaatacagccacaggtacacctccaatttactcaaatgatgtcaattagcctatcagaagtttctaaaaccatgacataattttctggaatttccaagctgttcaaaggcacagtcaacttagtgtatgtaaaattctgacgcactggaattgtgatacagtgaattataagtgaaataatctgtctgtaaactattgtaggaaaaattacttgtgtcatgcacaaagtagatgttctaacagacttgccaaaactatagtttgttaacaagaaatgtgtggagtggttgaaaaacctaagtgtatgtaaacttctgacttcaactgtacatgtgagTTGTAGAGGTGGTGCTGTCTATTACCTTAATGAGCTTGGCGGAGGACAGGATAGCCTTGTAGGGCACGGTAGGGGCTGTCACTATGACAGAGGCGTTGTACTCCTGCTCCAAGCGCTGGTTAAACACCTCCATGTGGAGCAGGCCCAGGAAGCCTAGCCTACAAAAGGAAGGAAAGAAAAACAAAGGAAAAGAATAACAATgtgagtgtcagtgtgagggagagaacaATTTAGaagtcagggtcacacagaggtcATGATCACAGCTGAAAATGGTATCCCTCAAAGCAAATGAAGAacataaagcatagcagtgcagTCACAGACCAGGGTGGTTATGACACATTGACCCAAAGCTATGTATCCTGTCAAGGTCATCCCCGTCACCATTTGTACAGCTTTAAGTAGTAGATGATTGTAGTTTAGTTGGTCATGTTATGATCTGACCTCCAGCCTGCTCCCAGTGCCAAACTGCTGTCTCTCTGGACCGTCACACTGGAGTCGTTGAGCGTCAGTTTCTCCAAGGCACTGCGGAGGGCGCTGTAGTCTGACTGGTCCGTAGGGTACATCCCTGGAGAGATGCCAACAAGCACACTCAGGATGGAAATCAGTGACACCTGCTACTGCTAATGTGTAGTTATAAACTACTGCCTATTGACACTGTGTAAATGCAACATTATGGGACCAGTTGTATTGGGTTTTCACTTTTATGTCTGTCTAGCACATGGCCAGATTGGAATGCTTCTCAGTGTACCGGCAAACACCATGGCCTTGGCTGGCTTGAACCCCGGCAGAGCTTCTACCAGATGTTTCTGATGGTAGAGGGTGTCACCGATCTGGGCCTCCTTCACTTCCTTCATACCTGCTATCACATAGCCCACCTGGCCCGCGTACCTGCACAACACACCACAGCCACAGTATCGGGAATGAAAAGAAGAGAGTCATTGTTCATTTACAGCCATGTGGCCAATATGATATGCCTATATAGCAATATAGTAGTGTACCAAACAAGAAGAACAGATACAATTATTAGCATCTTGTATCTTACTACCACGAGGAAGGGAGAACTGACAGAGTGTGCGTTTAATACAACAGTCACCACCAATGATATGGAATCAGACAAGATGAATATTATGCAGGATAAGACACTCACAATCTATCTGTGGGGTGCTCATCTGGCCTGAGGAGGCCTAGCTCGTTGACCTCGTAGCTTTTCCCCAGGTACGCAGATATGATCCTGTCTCCTTTAGACAAATAGCCTCCGAAAAGAGCGATGTTCGCCACCACCCCTCTGTAGTGATCGAAGTTGGAGTCAAACACCAGGGCTTTGAATGGGTCCTCTTTTTTAAAGGTTGGTCTGAGAACAAAAAATGACTATGTTGAGTGCATCCGAaacggcactctattccctacatagggcactacttttgaccagatctctacaggccctggtcaaaagtagagcactatagggaatagggtgccatttgggaggcagccaTTGATTCAATGAGGAAGTGCATTACATTTGTTGTTCCAACAGGAAGTAAGGAGTAATAAAACTTACGGCGGTAACCGTTTCACCACCTCTTGAAGGACTTGTTCTACATTGGTGCCCAGTTTGGCAGAAATCTAAAGAGAGGTGGAATCATCATATTTAGACAGTTGTCTAAACTAAGATATTGGCAATTATCAACATCTCAGTCAATAAACTCACCCTAATACATTCTTCAGTTGGAATATCAAACACCTTCTCAATCTGTTTTTCTACCCTCTCTGGATCAGCATTTTTCAAATCAATCTGAAAAAGAAACATTAGAACATGATGGTATTTGTCAATCACTTATCTAACATAGATTAATTGGGATATGTACCTTGTTTATGACAGGAATGATGGTCAGCTGAGCTTCGAATGCCAAGTAGAAGTTAGCCACAGTCTGTGCTTGAATCCCCTGATCCACACAAGAACACATCAATGACACTACCGTGGATACATTTTCCAGGTAATGTGTCTGTCAAATGCACATTATGCCGAAAATAAAGTTGTTCCTTGCTGAAAAACCTACCTGATTGGCATCAACGATCAACAGTACACCTTGGCACGCTGAGATGGACCTAGACACTTCATAACTGAAGTCAACATGACCCTGAAAACAGAGAAGACTAGGAGTGCTGTAATTAAGAATAATTCAAAACAAACCCCTTGTGTCACTGACAGTATCTAGTCCCATCTACACtgcacaaaaatataaaacgtaacatataaagtgttggtcccatgtttcaagagctgaaataaaagattccagaaatgtttcAATTCGCACAGAAAGCTTATTTCGCTTGAATtgtttgcacaaatttgtttacatccctgttagtgagcatttctcctttgccaagatactccatccatctgacaggtgtggcatatcaaaaaaactgactaaacaacatgatcattacacaggtgcaccttgtgctggggactataaaaggccactaaaatgtgcagtttggtcacacaacacaatgccactgatgtcgcaagttttgaaggagtgtgcaattgacatgctgactgcaggaatatccaccagagctgttgccagagaatgcaATGTTAATTACTCTACTATAAGCCGcttcagagaatttggcagtatgttcaactggcctcacaaccacgtgtaaccacgtcagcccaggacctccacatctagcTTCTCCGCCCGTGGAATCgtcagaccagccacccggacagctgatgagactgtaggtttgcacaactgaagaatttctgcacaaactgtcagaaacattTTCAGGAAAGctcatcatcctcaccagggtcttgacctgactgcagttcggcatcggtAAAGACTTGTGGGAGAattctcaccttcgatggccactggcacgctggagaattgTGCTCTGCACGGATGAATACCAGTTTCatctgtaccaggcagatggcagtcAGCGTGTATTGCGTTgcatgggcgagcggtttgctgatgtcaatgttgtgaacaaaatgccacatggtggcggtggggttatgatatgggcaggcataagcaacggacaacgaacacaataaAATTTCATcgatgtcaatttgaatgcacagagataccgtgatgagatcccgaggcccattgtcgtgccattcatcctccaccatcacctcatgtttcagcgtgataatgcacagccccatgtcgcaaggatctgtacacatttcctggaagctgaaaatgtccaagTTCTTTCATGGCCTTCATACTCATCACATGTCACCCATAGAACACgtatgggatgctctggatctacgTGTATGACAGTgaattccagttcccgccaatatccagcaacttctcacagccattgaagaggagtgggacaacattccacaggccacaatcaacatcctgaacaactctatgtgaaggagatgtgttgcgctgcatgaggcaaatagtggtcacaccagatactgactggttttctgatccacgcccctcttTCTTTTTAAAggtatcaaatcaaaatcaaatcaaatgtatttatatagcccttcgtacatcagctgatgtctcaaagtgctgtacagaaacccagcctaaaaccccaaacagcaagcaatgcaggtgtagaagtatctgtgaccaacggatgcatatctgtattcccagtcatgtgaaatccatagattagggcctaaagcatttatttcaatggactgatttccttgtatgaactgtaactcagtaaagtcgtagaaatgtttgcaatgtTAAGAAAATTGTTTAATGTACTTACTGGTGTATCAATGAGGTTGAGCAGGTAGGTCTGTCCCTGGTACTTGTAGAACAAGGAGGCTGTCTGGGCCTTCACAGTTATCCCTCGCTCTCGCTCCACCTGCAGCTTGTCCAACACCTGTTTATTCTTATCGGTCGTGGTTATGGCACCTgtaaaaaccaagcaatgagctGAGCCATATCAAACAAGAAACGAAATGCATGAGTACTTGTGTGATCCATGTGTATGAATATGGtaatggaccagcatggaaccctagaCAAAGATGCAGAGTAGCCCACATTTTGCGAGAATGGAGAGGCCAGAGATAGCCGGAATAGTAAATTGGGCTATGGAACCGAAGTTGGGTATTGGAGAAAGGTCATTAGTGCGTGTTCTGCAAACAATACGGCGGATGAAGGCGCGGCATGAGTGTGGTGAACGGATAGATGTGATTTTGGACAGTCAGGAAGAAGGAGAAGAGCCGTGTGTTGAGGAAGAATGGCGCCAagtacaaaccgtagtctgctgTCTCTGATGGCTCAGAAATTGAACCTGACGAGAGTGAGGATGATTTACCTGCGGTGACAGGTGTGGTGAAGAATTGAGTCCGAGCCTCGCCCAGATGGCCATGAAAAGGATCATTCTGACCCAGCGGGAGTGACATTTTTGGAGAAAGTGGATCCCTGCCTATTGGCTGACACATATGTCGTCTCAGGCTAGGTAGATAATAATTTGGGTACTGTTAAATGGATTTCAAAAGTGGACCTTTACTCTTTTCTGTGGTGCCTGCCTTTTGGCGCGATGGGGTGGCGAGCATGGCGAAACAGAAGACACGGTCTGTACTTAAGAGTTTTGAAGAGTCTTTACTTGACAAAGTCATGTTAGGATATGTTAGTTATCCCGTGAGAGCTTTTGTGCCAAACCCACTAAGGTGTGGGTCATGCCAGGTTTATagtcatgttgcagcagtgtgtaaGAGGGAGATTCTGAGATGTGATAAGTGTGCAGGAGAGCATGGGACAAAGTAATGCATAGTATCGCTGGAAAAAACGGTGTCAATTGTGGGGGTGCCCATGTTGTTGGGAATCAGAAGTGCCCGTTGCGAGAGAGAcaggttgaggttgccagggtCAGAGTAGAAAAAAAGGtgtcgtatgctgaggcagtgaagagagtagaACAGGGGTATTCAAGTCTTAACCTACGAgatctggagcctgctggttttctgttctacctgataattgcacccacctggtgtgccAGGACTAAATCAGCCCTGATTAGAGTGGAACAATGAAAACAAgtagtggaactggcttcaaggACCAGAGCTTAAGGGGAGTATAAGACGATGGGTCAAGGGTGAGTAGTAGACTAGGCCAATACAAATTTGCGCTttagtaaggttggcttcttagaATTCATtgccatggttatcaactgtaccatAAAAATTGATATTAAATCACCGAAAATGGATGCTGTTGTGGAAACTGCAGGGTAGTACTTGGGTGTACAAGGTTTTACTGCAGAATATCTAGAAGGTGTGTTGAATGAAAGAGTCCTGTCTTCCAGGCTGTTGGCCTGGTGTAGGATCAgttagggtcaaagtagtggacttaaaaaaaaaatctatatacactgctcaaaaaaataaagggaacacttaaacaacacaatgtaactccaagtcaatcacacttctgtgaaatcaaactgtccacttaggaagcaacactgattgacaataaatttcacatgctgttgtgcaaatggaatagacaaaaggtggaaattataggcaattagcaagacacccccaaaaaaggagtgatcctgtaggtggtgatcacagaccacttctcagttcctatgcttcctggctgatgttttggtcacttttgaatgctggcggtgctctcactctagtggtagcatgagacggagtctacaacccacacaagtggttcaggtagtgcagttcatccaggatggcacatcaatgcgagctgtggcaaaaaggtttgctgtgtctgtcagcgtagtgtccagagcatggaggcgctaccaggagacaggccagtacatcaggagacgtggaggaggccgtaggagggcaacaacccagctgcaggaccgctacctccgcctctgtgcaaggaggtgcactgccagcgccctgcaaaatgacctccagcaggccacaaatgtgtatgtgtctgctcaaacggtcagaaacagactccatgagggtggtacgagggcccgacgtccacaggtgggggttgtgcttacagcccaacactgtgcaggacgtttggcatttgccagagaacaccaatattggcaaattcgccactggcgccctgtgctcttcacagatgaaagcaggttcacactaagcacatgtgacagacgagACAGAGTCTGGAgtcgccgtggagaacgttctactgcctgcaacatcctccagcatgaccggtttggcggtgggtcagtcatggtgtggggtggcatttctttgtggggccgcacagccctccatgtgctcgccagaggtagcctgactgccattaggtaccgagatgagatcctcagaccccttgtgagaccatatgctgacacatgcatatttgtggcctgctggaggtcattttgcagggctctggcagtgcacctccttgcacaaaggcggaggtagcggtcctgctgctgggttgttgccctcctacggcctcctccacgtctcctgatgtacaggcctgtctcctggtagtgtccagagcatggaggcgctacgctacagacacagcaaacctttttgccacagctcgcattgatctgccatcctggatgaactgcactacctgagccacttgtgtgggttgtagactccgtctcatgctaccactagagtgagagcaccgccagcattcaaaagtgaccaaaacatcagccaggaagcataggaactgagaagtggtctgtggtcaccacctgcagaatcactccttttttgggggtgtcttgctaattgcctataatttccaccttttgtctattccatttgcacaacagcatgtgaaatttattgtcaatcaatgttgcttcctaattggacagtttgatttcacagaagtgtgatttttttttctttttttttttcttcccacctttatttaaccaggtaggctagttgagaacaagttctcatttgcaactgcgacctggccaagataaagcatagcagtgtgaacagacaacacagagttacacatggagtaaacaataaacaagtcaataacatggtagaaaaaagagaatctatatacaatgtgtgcaaaaggcatgaggtaggcaataaatcgaataattacaatttagcagattaacactggagtgataaatcatcagatgatcatgtgcaagaagagatactggtgtgcaaaagagcagaaaagtaaataaataaaagcagtatggggggtgaggtaggtaaattgggtgggtagtttacagatggactatgtacagctgcagcgatcggttagctgctcggatagcagatttttaaagttgttgagggagataagtctccaacttcagagatttttgcaattcattccagtcgcaggcagcagagaactggaaggaaaggcatccaaatgaggttttggcttagggatgatcagtgagatacacctgctggagcgcgtgctacgggtgggtgtagccatcgtgaccagtgaactgagataaggcggcactttacctagcatagccttgtagatgacctggagccagtgggtctgacgacgaacatgtagcgagggccagccgactagggcatacaggtcgcagtggtgggtcgtataaggtgctttagtaacaaaacggatggcactgtgataaactgcatccagtttgctgagtagagtattggaagctattttgtagatgacatcgccgaagtcgaggatcggtaggatagtcagttttactagggtaagtttggcggcgtgagtgaaggaggctttgttgcggaatagaaagcctactctagatttgattttggattggagatgtttgatatgagtctggaaggagagtttgcagtctagccagacacctaggtacttatagatgtccacatattctaggtcggaaccgtccagggtggtgatgctagtcgggcgtgcgggtgcaggcagcgaacggttgaaaagcatgcatttggttttactagcgtttaagagcagttggaggccacggaaagagtgttgtatggcattgaagctcgtttggaggttagatagcacagtgtccaaggaagggccggaagtatacagaatggtgtcgtctgcgtagaggtggatcagggaatcgcccgcagcaagagcaacatcattgatgtatacagagaaaagagtcggcccgagaattgaaccctgtggtacccccatagagactgtcagaggaccggacaacatgccctccgatttgacacactgaactctgtctgcaaagtagttggtgaaccaggcattgacttggagttacattgtgttgtttaagtgttccctttatttttttgagcagtgtatatttgaccttttatttttatgaaatagtggtatatagagttgaagtcgaaagtttacatacaccttagccaaatacatttaaactcagtttttcacaattcctgacatttaatcctagtaaaaattccctgtcttaggtcagttaggatcaccactattttaagaatgtgaaatgtcagaataatagaaagaatgatttatttcagcttccatttctttcatcacattcagaatgggtcagaagtttacatacactcaattagtatttggtagcattgcctttaaattgtttaacttgggtcaaacatttcaggtagccttcatcAAGttcataagttgggtgaattttggcccattcctcctgacagagctggtgtaactgagtcaggtttgtaggccttgctcgcacacacttttcagttctgcccacaaattttctataggattgaggtcagggctttgtgatggccactccaataccttgactgtcatccttaagccattttgccacaactttggaagtatgcttgcggtcattgtccatttggaagacccatttgcaaccaatcaataacttcctgactgatgtcttgagatgttgcttcaatatagccacataatttcttccacatgatgccatctattttgtgaagtgcaccagaccctcctgcaagatagcacccccacaacatgatgccgccacccccgtgcttcacggttgggatggtgttctttggcttgcaagcctccccctttttcctccaaacataacgatggtcattatggccaaacagttatatttgtgtttcatcagacaagaggacatttctacaaaaagtacgacctttgtccccaagtgcagttgcaaaccgtagtctgtcttttttatgccggttttggagcagtggcttcttccttgctgagtggactTTCAGATtacgtcaatataggactcgttttactgtggatatagatacttttttacccgtttcctccagcatcttcacaaggtcctttgctgttgttctgggattgatttgcacttttcgcaccaaagtacgttcacctctaggagacagaacgtgtctccttcctgagtggtatgacggctgtgtggtcccacggtgtttatagttgcgtactattgtttgtacagatgaacgtggtaccttcaggcgtttggaaattgctcccaaggatgaaccagacttgtggaggcatacaatctttttctgaggtcttggctgatttcttttgtttttcccatgatgtcagaggcactgagtttgaaggtaggccttgaaatacatccacaggtacacctccaattgactcaaattgtgtcaattccaagctgtttaaaaggcacagtccactgagtatgtaa is part of the Salvelinus fontinalis isolate EN_2023a chromosome 6, ASM2944872v1, whole genome shotgun sequence genome and harbors:
- the guf1 gene encoding translation factor Guf1, mitochondrial isoform X1; its protein translation is MQLSLIKHQGCATPFLRHLLDFRVYQTRQRSQYCNIACTVIRHRWMKRAPVFCTHNTTNKMISTQADKESIDMSKFPVERIRNFSIIAHVDHGKSTLADRLLELTGAITTTDKNKQVLDKLQVERERGITVKAQTASLFYKYQGQTYLLNLIDTPGHVDFSYEVSRSISACQGVLLIVDANQGIQAQTVANFYLAFEAQLTIIPVINKIDLKNADPERVEKQIEKVFDIPTEECIRISAKLGTNVEQVLQEVVKRLPPPTFKKEDPFKALVFDSNFDHYRGVVANIALFGGYLSKGDRIISAYLGKSYEVNELGLLRPDEHPTDRLYAGQVGYVIAGMKEVKEAQIGDTLYHQKHLVEALPGFKPAKAMVFAGMYPTDQSDYSALRSALEKLTLNDSSVTVQRDSSLALGAGWRLGFLGLLHMEVFNQRLEQEYNASVIVTAPTVPYKAILSSAKLIKEHGKEEITIVNPAQFPDRSVVKEYLEPMVMGTIITPDDYIGKIMSICLNRRAVQKNMVYIDDHRVMMKYLFPLNEIVVDFYDLLKSMSSGYASFDYEDAGYQVAHVIKMDILLNGKPVEELTTIVHKDRAYSAGKAMCERLQDAIPRQMFEIAVQAAIGSKVIARETIKAYKKNVLAKCYGGDITRKMKLLKKQAEGKKKMRYIGTVQVPKDAFINVLKRKDK
- the guf1 gene encoding translation factor Guf1, mitochondrial isoform X2, whose protein sequence is MQLSLIKHQGCATPFLRHLLDFRVYQTRQRSQYCNIACTVIRHRWMKRAPVFCTHNTTNKMISTQADKESIDMSKFPVERIRNFSIIAHVDHGKSTLADRLLELTGAITTTDKNKQVLDKLQVERERGITVKAQTASLFYKYQGQTYLLNLIDTPGHVDFSYEVSRSISACQGVLLIVDANQGIQAQTVANFYLAFEAQLTIIPVINKIDLKNADPERVEKQIEKVFDIPTEECIRISAKLGTNVEQVLQEVVKRLPPGVVANIALFGGYLSKGDRIISAYLGKSYEVNELGLLRPDEHPTDRLYAGQVGYVIAGMKEVKEAQIGDTLYHQKHLVEALPGFKPAKAMVFAGMYPTDQSDYSALRSALEKLTLNDSSVTVQRDSSLALGAGWRLGFLGLLHMEVFNQRLEQEYNASVIVTAPTVPYKAILSSAKLIKEHGKEEITIVNPAQFPDRSVVKEYLEPMVMGTIITPDDYIGKIMSICLNRRAVQKNMVYIDDHRVMMKYLFPLNEIVVDFYDLLKSMSSGYASFDYEDAGYQVAHVIKMDILLNGKPVEELTTIVHKDRAYSAGKAMCERLQDAIPRQMFEIAVQAAIGSKVIARETIKAYKKNVLAKCYGGDITRKMKLLKKQAEGKKKMRYIGTVQVPKDAFINVLKRKDK